A stretch of the Festucalex cinctus isolate MCC-2025b chromosome 20, RoL_Fcin_1.0, whole genome shotgun sequence genome encodes the following:
- the dnajc13 gene encoding dnaJ homolog subfamily C member 13 isoform X4 — protein sequence MNVLKDNKDLACYYTTKHSWRGKYKRVFSVGTHGITTYNPATLEVTNQWPYGDICGIGPVGKGQGTEFSLTFRKGTGKKSETLKFSTEHRTELLTEALRFRTEFSEGKITGRRYNCYKHHWSDTRKAVSLEVTPGGIDQIDPHTNRVLCSYDYRNVEGFVETSDYQGGFCILYGGFSRLHLFASEHRDDIIRSAIEHAGNFIGIVLRLRKEALTFESFVTDRLGKYSSDESITSLAEFVVQKITPRHPEPVKRILALTETCLVERDPASYNIVTIKPFGEVFALICDVDNPQVFTVEFIRGQIRKFSSTERDSLLASLLDGVRASGNRDVCVKMAPTRRGQRWGLLSMPVDEEVESLHLKFLAAPPNGNFADAVFRFNANISYSGVLHAVTQDGLFSENKEKLINNAVLALLSQEAELPALNAELESHFQAIRRLVASKAGFQAFTQLPKFREKLGVKTVKALKRNNNSVTHAAIDMLCALMCPMHDDYDLRQEQLNKASLLSSKKFLENLLEKFITNVDQGTGALVISSLLDFLTFALCAPYSETTEGQQFDMLLEMVAFNGRTLFKLFQHPSMAIVKGAGLVMKAIIEEGDKEIATKMQELALSEGALPRHLHTSLFTISADQRMLTNRQLSRHLVGLWTAENPVAMNLLKRILPTGLLAYMDSPDPVPEKDVDRMHVRDNLKIATDLLNRNKVPEWQRIAGKAAKEVEKFAKEKADLVLMHWRDKMGIAQKENANQKPVILRKRRQRIKIEANWELFYYRFQLDHARSNLIWNLKTREELRDALEGEMRAFNVDRELGNATVISWNHQEFEVKYECLSDEIKIGDYYLRLLLEEDENAESSAIKRSYEFFNELYHRFLLTPKVAMKCLCLQALTIVYGKCFDEIGPFTDTKYIVGMLDRCSDKLERDRLILFLNKLILNRKNVKDIMDSNGVRILVDLLTLAHLHTSRATVPLQSNVLEAAPDMKRESEKEWYFGNADKERRGPFSFEEMQEFWTTGVLSAKTRCWAQGMDGWRPLQAVPQLKWCLLATGQAVMNETDLATLILNMLITMCSYYPSRDQDNAIIRPLPKIKRMITDSACLPHIVQLLLTFDPILVEKVANVLYLVMQDNPNLQRLYLTGVFFFIMMYTGSNVLPVARFLKYTHLKQAFKSEESKGQDIVQRSVLGSALPEAMVCYLENYEAERFSEIFLGEFDTPEAIWSCEMRRMMIEKIAAHIADFSPRLQSNTRALYQYCPIPVISFPQLDNELFCNIYYLRHLCDTVHFPDWPIRDAVKLLKDTLEAWKKEVEKKPPSMSIDDAYEVLNLPKGQGMHEESKIRKAYFRLAQKYHPDKNPDGRDMFEKVNKAYEFLCTKSARVVDGPDPENIILILKTQSILFNRHKDELEPYKYAGYPMLIKTITMETQDDLLFSKTSPLLPAAAELAFHTVNCSALNAEELRRENGIEVLLEALSRCVSVLTSSSKADDMAVQVCGHICKCYSVAAQFEECREKIIELPYIIRDLCHIMYYGKGLPKTAALAVQCVSSFAVDFFLQTQLYHAGVLWHLLVQLFNYDYTLEESGVQTSQDTNQQEVANHLAKLSLVSLSRLGGYLPPTPRSPNGGNPVSETNGVESVPPENPSIRKSLAAMLTPYISRKLGVGSSAEVLKLLNSNTENPYLIWNNGTRAELLEFLESQQEGNIKRGENDESFGADFIFSEHSKELIVGEIFVRVYNEQPTFPLEYPKAFAASLLDYVGSQAQYLHTLLAMSQSNKLESQQHAERLRFAEMALEALRNVIKNNPSSETECISHFKLLFSLLRVHGAGRVQQLVLEVVNTVTSNQECVSNIAESLVLSNLLLLLHSLPSSRQMVLETLHALTSNTKIVKEAMLKGALIYLLDLFCNCTHPQVRTQTAELFSKMTSDKLVGPKVRLTLIRFLPSVFMDAMRDNAEAAVHIFEGTHENPELIWNDSSRETVSTTVREMMLEHFKQQKDNPDVNWKLPEDFTLAYGAGQGELEVGGVFLRIFIAQPGWVLRKPRDFLVSLLETLTELLEKNNPNGEALETVTTAAVCLFSSQAQLADQVPPLGHLPRILAALNHKNNAIPKSSIRLIHVLSDNELCVRSMSALEAIGPLMTGMKVRTDMAGLACEALNRMFQKEQTELVAQALRVDLVPYLLKLLEGIGLETLDNPSATKAQIVKAIKSMTRSLQYGEQVNEILAKSSVWSAFKDQKHDLFINESQTAGYLTGPGVAGYLTAAASGTTVLPSGPPPVDSDHADQG from the exons ATGAACGTCTTGAAAGACAACAAGGACCTGGCCTGTTACTACACCACCAAGCACTCCTGGAGGGGAAA gtACAAGCGCGTCTTTTCCGTGGGAACGCACGGCATCACCACGTACAACCCCGCCACGCTAGAAGTAACAAATCAG TGGCCTTATGGAGACATTTGCGGAATCGGCCCGGTGGGAAAAGGCCAGGGAACGGAGTTCAGCCTCACATTCCGAAAGGGCACCGGCAAGAAGTCGGAGACGCTCAAGTTCTCCACGGAGCATCGGACGGAGCTGCTCACAGAAGCTTTG AGATTCCGAACAGAATTTTCAGAAGGGAAAATCACTGGCAGG CGGTACAACTGCTACAAGCACCACTGGAGCGACACGCGGAAGGCCGTGAGTTTGGAGGTGACGCCGGGCGGCATCGACCAGATCGACCCGCACACCAACCGCGTGCTGTGTTCCTACGACTACCGAAATGTGGAGGGCTTTGTGGAGACCTCCGACTACCAGGGCGGCTTCTGCATCCTTTACGGCGGCTTCAGCAGGCTG CACCTGTTTGCTTCCGAGCACCGGGACGACATCATCCGCAGCGCCATCGAGCACGCGGGCAACTTCATCGGTATCGTGCTGCGGCTCAGAAAGGAGGCGCTCACCTTTGAGAGTTTCGTGACAGACCGGCTGGGGAAGTACAGCTCGGACGAGAGCATCACGTCGCTGGCCGAGTTTGTGGTGCAGAAGATCACCCCACGTCACCCG GAGCCCGTGAAGCGAATCCTGGCACTCACCGAGACGTGTTTGGTGGAGAGGGATCCCGCTTCCTACAACATCGTCACCATCAAGCCGTTTGGAGAG GTGTTTGCTCTCATCTGCGATGTGGACAACCCTCAGGTGTTTACAGTCGAATTCATCCGAGGCCAGATCAGAAAGTTCTCATCCACAGAACG GGACTCTCTGCTGGCCAGCCTGTTGGACGGCGTGCGCGCTTCTGGCAACCGGGACGTGTGCGTCAAGATGGCCCCCACACGGCGCGGCCAGCGTTGGGGCCTTCTGAGCATGCCTGTGGACGAGGAGGTGGAGAGTCTGCACCTCAAGTTCTTGGCTGCGCCTCCAA ATGGAAACTTTGCCGACGCAGTATTCCGATTCAACGCCAACATCTCCTACAGCGGCGTTTTGCACGCAGTAACACAAGAC GGTCTGTTCTCAGAGAACAAAGAGAAGCTGATCAACAACGCCGTCTTGGCCCTCCTGTCGCAGGAGGCTGAGCTCCCGGCGCTCAACGCCGAGCTGGAGAGCCACTTCCAGGCCATCCGCCGCCTAGTGGCATCCAAGGCCGGCTTCCAGGCCTTCACTCAGCTGCCAAA GTTCAGGGAAAAATTAGGAGTAAAGACGGTGAAAGCTTTAaagagaaacaacaacagtgtgACGCACGCTGCAATTGACATGCTTTGTGCCCTGATGTGT CCCATGCATGACGACTACGACCTGAGGCAGGAGCAGCTCAACAAGGCGTCTCTGCTGTCATCCAAGAAGTTCCTGGAAAACCTGCTTGAAAAGTTCATCACCAATGTG GACCAAGGAACAGGAGCTTTGGTCATCAGTTCCCTGCTGGATTTTTTAACGTTTGCCCTGTGCGCCCCCTACAGCGAGACCACTGAGGGCCAGCAGTTCGACATGCTGCTAGAGATGGTGGCCTTTAACGGGCGCACGCTCTTCAAACTCTTTCAG CATCCCTCGATGGCCATTGTTAAGGGAGCTGGTCTTGTGATGAAGGCCATCATTGAG GAAGGAGACAAGGAAATTGCCACCAAAATGCAAGAACTGGCTTTGAGCGAGGGGGCCCTTCCTCGGCATCTGCACACCTCCTTGTTCACCATCAGCGCCGACCAAAGGATGCTCACCAACAG ACAGCTGAGCCGTCACCTTGTGGGACTGTGGACCGCAGAGAACCCTGTCGCCATGAACCTCCTCAAGAGAATATTG CCGACAGGCCTGCTCGCGTACATGGACAGTCCCGATCCAGTACCGGAGAAAGACGTGGATCGAATGCACGTCCGAGATAACTTGAAAATTGCCACG GACCTGCTGAACCGCAACAAGGTGCCTGAGTGGCAGCGGATAGCCGGCAAAGCAGCCAAAGAGGTGGAGAAATTTGCCAAGGAGAAGGCGGATTTGGTCCTCATGCACTGGAGAGACAAGATGGGCATCGCCCAGAAAGAG AATGCCAATCAAAAGCCTGTCATCCTGAGAAAGCGACGACAGCGGATCAAGATCGAGGCCAACTGGGAGCTTTTCTACTACAG ATTCCAGCTCGACCACGCACGCTCCAACCTCATCTGGAATCTGAAGACCAGAGAGGAGCTTCGGGACGCGCTGGAAGGGGAGATGCGCGCCTTCAACGTGGACCGCGAACTTGGCAACGCCACCGTCATCTCCTGGAACCACCAGGAGTTTGAG GTGAAATATGAGTGCCTTTCCGATGAGATCAAAATCGGTGACTATTACTTGCGCCTCCTGCTGGAGGAGGATGAAAATGCTGAATCGAGCGCCATCAAGAGATC GTACGAGTTCTTCAATGAGCTCTACCACCGCTTCCTGCTCACGCCCAAAGTCGCCATGAAGTGCCTGTGCCTCCAGGCGCTCACCATAGTGTACGGAAAGTGCTTCGATGAGATCGGCCCCTTCACCGACACCAAATACATCGTGGGCATGCTAGACCGC TGTTCGGACAAGCTGGAAAGAGACAGACTCATCCTCTTCTTGAACAAGCTGATTCTCAACAGG AAAAACGTGAAGGACATAATGGACTCTAACGGGGTGCGCATCCTGGTGGACCTGCTCACCTTGGCCCATCTGCATACCAGCAGAGCCACGGTGCCGCTGCAG AGCAACGTCTTGGAAGCGGCACCTGACAtgaagcgagagagcgagaaggAGTGGTACTTTGGGAATGCAGACAAGGAAAGAAGAGGACCGTTCAGCTTTGAAGAG ATGCAGGAGTTTTGGACCACGGGCGTCCTGTCAGCCAAGACGCGCTGCTGGGCTCAAGGCATGGACGGATGGCGCCCCCTGCAGGCCGTGCCGCAGCTGAAGTGGTGCCTGCTGGCCACGGGGCAGGCGGTGATGAATGAGACGGATCTGGCCACGCTCATCCTCAACATGCTCATCACCATGTGCTCCTACTACCCCAGCAG GGATCAAGATAACGCCATTATTCGCCCGTTACCAAAGATCAAGAGGATGATAACTGACAGCGCTTGCCTGCCACATATTGTTCAG ctTCTCTTGACGTTCGACCCCATCCTGGTGGAAAAGGTGGCCAATGTCCTGTACCTGGTGATGCAGGACAACCCCAACTTGCAGCGCCTCTACTTGACCGgagtcttcttcttcatcatgatGTACACGGGCTCCAACGTGCTTCCTGTCGCAAG GTTCTTGAAGTACACTCACTTGAAACAAGCCTTTAAATCTGAAGAG TCCAAAGGTCAGGACATCGTGCAGCGTAGCGTTCTTGGATCGGCCCTTCCCGAGGCCATGGTGTGCTACCTGGAGAACTACGAGGCCGAGCGCTTCTCGGAGATCTTCCTCGGAGAGTTTGACACCCCCGAGGCCATCTGGAGCTGTGAGATGAG GCGCATGATGATTGAGAAGATCGCCGCCCATATTGCCGACTTCAGCCCGAGGCTGCAGAGCAACACGCGCGCCCTCTACCAGTATTGCCCCATCCCTGTCATCAGCTTCCCTCAGCTGGACAATGAGCTCTTCTGCAACATCTACTACCTCAGACACCTGTGTGACACCGTCCACTTCCCCGACTGGCCTATTAGAGATGCT GTGAAGCTGCTTAAGGACACCCTTGAAGCATGGAAGAAGGAGGTGGAGAAGAAGCCTCCCTCCATGTCAATAGATGATGCTTACGAAGTCCTCAACCTCCCCAAAGGACAAGGGAT GCACGAGGAGAGCAAGATCAGAAAAGCTTACTTCAGGCTGGCGCAGAAGTACCATCCAGACAAGAACCCAGATGGcagg GATATGTTTGAGAAAGTCAACAAGGCCTACGAGTTCCTTTGCACAAAGTCGGCACGAGTCGTGGATGGGCCCGACCCGGAAAACATTATCCTCATCCTCAAGACCCAAAGCATCCTTTTCAACCGGCACAAAGATG AGCTGGAGCCCTACAAGTACGCCGGCTACCCCATGCTCATCAAAACCATCACCATGGAGACCCAAGATGACCTCCTCTTCTCCAAGACCTCGCCTCTGCTGCCGGCTGCCGCCGAGCTCGCCTTCCACACCGTCAACTGTTCGGCACTCAACGCCGAGGAGCTGCGGCGCGAGAATGGAATCGAG GTGTTGCTGGAGGCTCTTTCCCGTTGCGTCTCCGTGTTGACTTCATCCAGCAAGGCCGACGACATGGCCGTTCAG GTGTGCGGGCACATCTGCAAGTGCTACAGCGTGGCGGCTCAATTTGAGGAATGCCGGGAAAAGATCATCGAGCTGCCCTACATCATCAGAGACCTCTGTCACATCATGTACTACGGAAAG GGTCTCCCCAAAACGGCAGCCCTGGCGGTGCAGTGCGTCAGCTCCTTCGCGGTGGACTTCTTCCTGCAGACGCAACTGTACCATGCCGGCGTTCTCTGGCACCTGTTGGTGCAGCTCTTCAACTACGACTACACGCTGGAGGAAAGCGGCGTGCAGACCAGCCAGGACACCAACCAGCAGGAAGTGGCCAACCACCTGGCCAAGCTCAGCCTGGTGTCCCTTAGCCGGCTGGGGGGCTACCTCCCGCCGACGCCGCGCAGCCCCAATGGCGGCAACCCTGTGTCGGAGACCAACGGCGTGGAAAGCGTCCCCCCGGAGAACCCCAGCATCCGCAAGAGCCTGGCCGCCATGTTGACGCCGTACATCTCCAGGAAGCTCGGAGTGGGATCTTCAGCCGAG GTCTTGAAACTGCTGAACAGCAACACGGAGAACCCCTACCTCATCTGGAACAACGGAACAAGAGCTGAGCTACTGGAGTTCCTGGAGAGTCAACAAgaggggaacattaaaaga GGGGAGAACGATGAGAGCTTTGGCGCGGACTTCATATTCAGCGAACACAGCAAAGAGCTCATCGTCGGCGAAATCTTTGTACGCGTTTACAACGAACAACCAACTTTCCCACTAGAG TATCCCAAAGCATTTGCGGCGAGCCTGCTTGACTACGTGGGCTCGCAGGCGCAGTACCTGCACACTCTGCTTGCCATGAGCCAGAGCAACAAGTTGGAATCCCAGCAGCACGCCGAGCGGCTCCGCTTCGCCGAGATGGCTCTGGAGGCTCTACGCAACGTCATCAAGAACAACCCCA GCTCCGAGACGGAATGCATCAGCCATTTCAAGCTACTTTTCTCCCTGCTGCGGGTTCACGGCGCTGGCAGGGTGCAGCAGCTGGTGCTGGAG GTTGTCAACACGGTGACGTCGAATCAAGAATGTGTCAGCAACATTGCCGAGTCGCTGGTGCTGTCCaatctcctcctcctgctgcacTCGCTCCCATCAA GCAGGCAAATGGTGTTGGAAACGCTCCATGCTTTGACATCCAACACCAAAATAGTCAAAGAGGCCATGCTCAAAG gGGCTCTCATCTACTTGCTGGACCTCTTCTGCAACTGCACTCACCCTCAAGTTCGCACACAGACAGCCGAACTGTTCTCCAAGATGACATCGGACAAGCTGGTCGGGCCCAAG GTTCGCCTGACTCTGATCCGTTTCCTCCCGAGCGTGTTCATGGACGCCATGCGAGACAACGCCGAGGCGGCGGTGCACATCTTCGAGGGAACGCACGAGAATCCCGAACTCATCTGGAACGACAGCTCCCGGGAGACGGTGTCCACCACCGTGCGGGAGATGATGCTTGA GCACTTTAAACAGCAGAAGGATAATCCTGACGTCAACTGGAAA TTACCGGAGGACTTCACCTTAGCCTATGGAGCCGGGCAAGGCGAGCTGGAAGTGGGCGGAGTCTTCCTGCGCATCTTTATCGCACAGCCGGGCTGGGTGCTGCGCAAGCCTCGCGACTTCCTGGTGTCGCTCCTGGAGACCCTGACGGAGCTGCTGGAGAAGAACAACCCCAAC GGGGAGGCACTGGAGACGGTCACCACGGCAGCTGTCTGTCTGTTCAGCTCACAGGCGCAGCTGGCCGATCAGGTCCCGCCTCTGGGTCACTTGCCCCGCATCTTAGCTGCGCTAAACCACAAGAACAACGCCATTCCCAAGAGCTCCATCCGCCTCATCCATGTGCTCTCTGATAACGAG